A window of Paenibacillus sp. 19GGS1-52 contains these coding sequences:
- a CDS encoding histidine kinase N-terminal 7TM domain-containing protein has product MNYNLYLSALLMAATCCSLMLVYLCWKRRNLPIAISYGLGLLTGSFYTFGYAFEITSTTLEQIRFWLRIEYIGIPFGTVLWFIMVLQYTGRQSWVRPRYVALLMVVPILTFISHNTNEWHHLFYKSMTINTSEGFPLVTLIKGPLYELHVIYSYSFFIVGMVFLIQMFRRAAPRMKKQVALMIIGSWGPFGFTLVYLSRLIYMPLDLSPFGFLFSGIFFMWGIYQFNMLRLAPLALQNVFESMKDAVIVFDLDNRLISFNKAANWVIGGLHKKILGQPAAQVLLHYPLLLEIIMKDPSSESRVQITGQSDGQFYNIHMSYVSGNNPNPVGKLLLLSNVTETVRVEERLHDNARQLGELNTFKDRMFSVVAHDIRDPIAVLVNLMELLEEEIQASGEDHEEIVREMRQQIQNTFSLVEGLLDWFRSQTGGMIFNPVERDLAHTVQTNLSLVRLRGENKNINILSEIPKGTYVYADKEMLELIIRNLLSNAIKFTDYGGTIRLKAEQKDRQMVISVSDTGEGIPLEQAHSLLQDDYPVSSVGTAGERGIGLGLILCREFVHINGGEIWFDSIPAQGSTFYFSIPTAAKASTRRAASMEGEVR; this is encoded by the coding sequence ATGAACTATAATCTGTATTTATCGGCACTACTGATGGCTGCTACCTGTTGTTCTCTGATGTTGGTTTATCTATGTTGGAAAAGAAGAAATTTACCGATAGCCATAAGCTATGGCTTAGGCTTATTAACGGGCTCTTTTTACACTTTTGGTTATGCCTTTGAAATTACTAGTACTACCCTAGAGCAAATACGGTTCTGGCTGCGCATTGAATATATCGGTATTCCCTTCGGTACTGTGCTGTGGTTTATTATGGTTCTGCAGTATACGGGGCGGCAATCATGGGTGCGTCCAAGGTACGTTGCCCTTCTGATGGTTGTTCCCATCCTAACCTTTATTTCTCATAACACAAATGAATGGCATCACTTATTCTACAAGAGTATGACGATCAATACTTCAGAAGGATTCCCATTGGTCACCTTGATTAAGGGGCCTTTATATGAACTTCACGTTATATATTCCTATAGCTTTTTTATAGTGGGAATGGTTTTTTTGATTCAGATGTTCCGCAGAGCAGCCCCCCGTATGAAGAAACAAGTAGCCCTTATGATCATAGGCTCTTGGGGACCCTTTGGCTTTACGCTTGTTTATTTAAGTAGATTGATCTATATGCCCCTTGATTTATCTCCATTCGGGTTCTTGTTCTCTGGTATTTTTTTCATGTGGGGAATCTATCAATTTAATATGCTGAGGTTGGCACCTTTAGCTTTGCAAAATGTGTTTGAATCGATGAAAGATGCGGTCATTGTGTTTGATCTGGATAATAGACTAATCAGTTTCAATAAGGCAGCCAATTGGGTGATTGGAGGTTTACATAAAAAAATACTTGGACAGCCGGCTGCTCAAGTCTTGCTCCATTATCCATTATTACTGGAAATCATTATGAAAGATCCATCCTCGGAGAGCAGGGTCCAAATCACAGGTCAGAGTGATGGACAATTTTATAATATCCATATGTCCTATGTGAGTGGTAACAACCCCAATCCGGTCGGCAAATTACTTCTGTTAAGCAATGTAACGGAAACAGTGCGTGTAGAGGAAAGACTCCACGATAATGCCAGACAGCTGGGTGAATTGAATACGTTCAAGGACAGGATGTTTAGTGTAGTCGCCCATGATATTCGCGATCCCATAGCGGTTCTGGTCAATCTGATGGAATTACTTGAGGAGGAAATTCAGGCCTCAGGTGAGGACCATGAGGAGATCGTTCGCGAGATGAGGCAGCAGATTCAGAATACATTTTCTTTGGTAGAAGGCTTGCTGGATTGGTTTCGGAGTCAAACAGGGGGTATGATTTTTAATCCAGTGGAAAGGGATTTGGCCCATACAGTTCAAACCAATTTGAGTTTAGTGCGCCTCCGTGGTGAGAACAAGAATATCAACATCCTATCCGAAATACCTAAGGGTACCTATGTTTATGCCGATAAAGAAATGCTTGAGTTGATTATCCGCAATCTACTATCCAATGCCATTAAATTTACGGACTACGGTGGAACCATCCGCTTAAAGGCAGAGCAGAAAGATCGTCAAATGGTTATCTCGGTAAGTGATACAGGAGAAGGAATACCATTAGAACAAGCCCATTCTTTGCTGCAGGATGATTATCCAGTTTCTTCAGTAGGAACAGCGGGAGAGCGGGGCATCGGGCTGGGACTTATCTTATGCAGAGAATTTGTTCACATAAATGGGGGAGAGATTTGGTTTGACAGTATACCAGCACAAGGCAGCACCTTTTACTTCTCTATCCCTACTGCAGCTAAAGCTTCAACTAGACGAGCAGCCAGCATGGAAGGTGAAGTGAGATGA